Within the Bacteroidota bacterium genome, the region GCCCTGTCTGAACCGACCATTTTTCAGTTGTGTATAGAGGCACCAGAAAACCTGCCGACCAATTGGTGTTCCAGGTAGACTCGTTCAAACCAGACTGCTTCAAGGTCAGGTACGTGGTAAAGGATTCTGTTGTTTGCGCAGAACAAATGGTAGCCAGTGCCACCAGGATGATGGCAGAAAAAAAACGTTTCATGGGTGCCTCCACTAAAGTCTGCATCAGGCAGTCTGCCGGGAGGTGGCCTCAGTCGCAGTCCACTCCGACCAGCAGGATATTATTCTCAAACGGATCGTCTTCGGTTTCGACAAACTGAAGAGACAGGCGGCAACCTTCGGCCACCGATCCGGTTGAAATCTCTCCAAAATACGTTCTGAATTTGTCAGGATCAATGAAACTGTTGGCTCCAAACCGGACGGCTATCCGTTTTACCCGTTTGGCACCTTCAACTTCTGCAACTTCTTCGATCTTATCGAGAAGATCGGTCATTGAATTAACAGGTACATGCA harbors:
- a CDS encoding hydrogenase maturation nickel metallochaperone HypA; translation: MHVPVNSMTDLLDKIEEVAEVEGAKRVKRIAVRFGANSFIDPDKFRTYFGEISTGSVAEGCRLSLQFVETEDDPFENNILLVGVDCD